One window of Streptococcus suis genomic DNA carries:
- a CDS encoding dynamin family protein → MTKIKIISNPFRKRIIFQKQQPISETWEEITFETNPNSRLVRENIQKGVLSFQIQEIVDILLEEYDDGTGIDLLFEGNSDEFKELIAFVQTRNDSSISVTKSPCNLSNARDILPEVLSIFDKTQVILPKELENDLAIQKFQDATKPQIPLLVLGNYSAGKSTFINSLVGYELLPASDQPTTAKIIQIEKFSEKWIEIEATLLRSKVRIRIDEDGFEVEGDRIDETIITDLESIRQSLPQMTPQILARAVLAYLNAREDSGLNIITVKTAFTDSPLSKSSHRYVIFDTPGSNSSTNMEHLQLLREAMAGMSNGLPIFISEYTSLDTVDNDKLYQELEQIDGIDLRYTILVVNKADTAALSTFQDHQVLNQALPRKLSTKRVYFLSSLMGLGSKNSGHFQEPDYERVYQKSLAEFTDTSNPYYQQLYTYNILPTQQKLAQELQSKGEGNLLYANSGLYSLESEIEVFSTKYAAYNKCVQADQYLQHIISQTQSIIEDSKNTIEQEKDRLEKKLEKDKQALVNDLKRQQADFFNSSSTVYQQNLSEKVRDEKNYASLQLFIKERDSLWNRAVDDFQLKSYQKEMEESPKKALNNIKNSLGKAWDKKNIEILGSAFVNGFNDTGKVFSKVDDYNKMKTKAKGQVRDQLIAFARFEYIKQVEEVGKDFTTLSIHYWKEQTGLIKDRFSQLIGDASVLSDQKRAAIKEIRSCPLGNASFGCGG, encoded by the coding sequence ATGACAAAGATAAAAATAATTAGTAATCCATTTCGTAAACGAATCATTTTTCAAAAACAACAACCGATTTCAGAGACTTGGGAGGAGATTACCTTTGAAACAAATCCAAATAGTCGTTTAGTACGGGAAAATATCCAAAAAGGGGTACTCTCTTTTCAGATTCAAGAAATTGTTGATATTCTTTTGGAAGAATACGATGATGGAACAGGGATTGACTTGTTATTTGAAGGAAATAGTGATGAATTTAAGGAGTTGATAGCTTTTGTTCAAACACGAAATGACTCATCAATCTCAGTGACAAAATCGCCATGTAACTTGTCCAATGCACGTGACATTCTCCCAGAAGTGTTGAGTATTTTTGATAAAACTCAGGTCATTCTTCCAAAAGAGTTGGAAAATGATCTAGCGATTCAAAAATTTCAAGATGCAACGAAACCTCAGATTCCATTGTTGGTTTTGGGAAATTATAGTGCAGGGAAGTCTACTTTTATCAATTCGTTGGTAGGATATGAGTTACTACCTGCCAGTGACCAACCTACAACAGCGAAAATTATACAAATTGAGAAATTTTCTGAAAAATGGATTGAAATAGAAGCAACACTTCTAAGAAGTAAGGTTCGTATCCGAATTGATGAGGACGGCTTTGAGGTTGAAGGTGATAGGATTGATGAGACAATTATCACAGATTTAGAATCCATTCGGCAGAGTTTGCCACAAATGACTCCGCAGATACTAGCACGGGCTGTGTTGGCTTATTTGAATGCTAGGGAAGATAGTGGTTTGAATATTATCACTGTGAAAACAGCGTTTACCGATAGTCCACTGTCAAAATCTTCTCATCGCTACGTCATATTTGATACTCCAGGCTCCAATTCTTCGACCAATATGGAGCATTTGCAGCTTCTTCGTGAGGCTATGGCGGGTATGAGCAATGGTTTGCCTATTTTTATATCGGAGTACACTAGCTTAGATACTGTAGACAATGATAAACTTTATCAGGAATTAGAACAAATCGATGGAATTGATTTACGGTACACCATACTAGTTGTTAACAAGGCAGACACTGCGGCCTTATCAACTTTTCAAGATCATCAGGTATTAAATCAAGCTCTTCCAAGAAAATTATCAACAAAAAGAGTTTATTTCTTATCCTCTCTAATGGGCTTGGGATCAAAAAACAGCGGTCATTTCCAAGAGCCAGATTATGAGAGAGTTTATCAAAAAAGTTTAGCTGAGTTTACAGACACTTCAAATCCTTATTATCAACAGTTGTATACTTATAACATTCTTCCAACTCAACAGAAACTGGCTCAGGAATTGCAGTCTAAGGGGGAGGGGAATCTTCTCTATGCCAACAGTGGACTGTACAGTTTAGAGTCAGAAATTGAGGTTTTTTCAACCAAGTATGCGGCTTATAATAAATGTGTACAGGCGGACCAGTATTTGCAGCATATTATTTCTCAAACGCAGTCAATCATTGAAGATTCCAAGAATACAATTGAGCAAGAAAAAGACCGTTTAGAGAAAAAGTTGGAGAAAGACAAGCAGGCATTGGTGAATGATTTAAAACGCCAACAAGCTGATTTTTTCAATTCCTCATCAACTGTATACCAGCAAAACTTGAGTGAGAAAGTAAGGGATGAGAAAAATTATGCTTCTTTACAACTATTCATAAAAGAGCGAGACTCTCTGTGGAATAGGGCAGTTGATGATTTCCAATTGAAATCCTATCAGAAAGAAATGGAAGAATCTCCTAAGAAAGCCCTAAACAATATCAAGAATAGTTTAGGAAAAGCCTGGGATAAGAAAAATATTGAAATACTAGGTTCAGCATTTGTAAATGGTTTTAATGATACGGGGAAAGTATTTTCAAAGGTTGATGACTACAATAAAATGAAGACCAAGGCCAAAGGTCAAGTTCGGGATCAGTTAATTGCTTTTGCGAGGTTTGAATACATAAAACAAGTGGAAGAGGTTGGAAAAGACTTTACGACTCTGTCGATTCATTATTGGAAAGAGCAAACAGGACTGATTAAAGATAGGTTTTCTCAGCTCATTGGTGATGCGTCTGTATTGTCAGATCAAAAGCGGGCTGCTATTAAAGAAATACGTTCTTGTCCTCTTGGCAACGCCAGTTTTGGATGTGGCGGATAG